Part of the Sander lucioperca isolate FBNREF2018 chromosome 1, SLUC_FBN_1.2, whole genome shotgun sequence genome is shown below.
tcaacattgttttttgtaaatAGAACTGAGGTGTGTTATGTATTTTATTACATATTCTGCTTGCTTTACTATATGTGTGGGTATGTTCACTGATGGCTGAACGTTAAACTTGTTATTTTAATGTGATTTTTCTGCTTGAATGATCAAAGTCGCATTCAAAAGACATTATTTCAGCCATAACAGAAAAATTGACATTCTTCTAAAGTGACAACAATACGTGTCTATCCTGTACATGCTAGTTCTGCTCACAGCAACAGTATCATGTAGATTTATTGAATCAGATGTAGCCTTTCATTTCAGAGTTTTTGACTCAATCCATTTCAGTGTCAAGACAGCTTTAGTTGAGTTCTCCTTTCTTGTCTGATGCATTCCTTCCTGCTCTCTAAATGTGTTCAGCTGCTTGAGTCTTTGCTGATTCTGAGTTTTGTTTCAACTCTGTGCCTTTGCTGCCATATTTGGCTTTATTGCAATATATATGAATGTAagattaaaggggaactacgcccattttcaaaatgcatACGTTATTCCTATAGCTTAAGGCAGTCCAAAAATGTTAGTAAACTCCCAAATCCAAAAACTAGAGTGCTAAAAAAGAactgctccatagacagtaattGGGAAATATGTTAGAGATGACACCGAGAGCCTCAGGGGAATGTTCTGAGCATAACCGGCACATTTTGTGTTTCAGATCTGAGTACACTACAATAGAATAAAACTTATTTGGGTACAAAGAAGATAAAAATCAATATCCCATTTATTGTCTATGGAGCAGCTCCAGACTTTAAATACTTGACATCACACATTTGAGACTGACTTATCTGGTTTCTTGGAGAGAAAGTAGGCCACAAATATTGATTGAACTTAAATAGGCCATGGAAATAACATAGTGGAATTCCTAATTTAGGTGATTTTCCCCTTTAATACCTCTACCAAACATCTTTCTCTGTAAACCAAAGCCGTGTGTACTGACTGACTGTAAGCTAATCGACAGCACTTTCCTAGGGAGCAAAATAACAGGAATGCCTTACAACACGATACATTGGTCCTGCAGTAAATAccactttgttttgtgttgatCACAAGTCACAGGTGTTGATTCAGTTTGATGGTAATTTCTGAGGCTGAATGTTGTGTTGTTTAAATACTGTTGAGTGAATTACAATCAGTGCTGGTGAGGTTGTCCAGTTTGACATGTCAGTACTTTCCTCATAGTTTTTtgtaatgtttaaaaacaaatgtaccAGCATCTCCAGCAACAACTATCTGACCCCTTTGTACCTATGTACTCTAAACGTCCCTAAGAACTTAGTGGTTGTAAGACCCGACTCCCTTGTGTTCATGCTTTTGTAATTGGGATTTACAGTAGTTGTTTATTAACACCTCTGACAGTCCAcatattaattaaattaaaggcCATCATATTAAGTGGCTTATCAAATCTTCTCTCACCCTTGGGGTTGAAGTTTTGGTATGTCTTGCTAAATGTAGGTCTTTCTTTCCTGCCTTCAAATCAGTATATCCAGCATGTGCATttgataaacaaataaatgaatgaaagtaAAGTCTgtgtggtattttttttttttgctatcctTGCAAACAATTCTCTCACAGAAAACAAGGTGCCTCAGCATCAGTAATATTTGTCATTGTTGCTGCTACACTGTATTCTAAACCATGTATCCAAATACCTGATCATATAATCTACACTTCCACAAGCAAAGGTAATAACCAAAGTTTATTTGATTTTGGCATTATGGTCAAAAGATATCACAACAAAATCAAAGAGGGACATACATACAGTGCCTGCTCAGTCATCCATAACACCACACAGCTCATCATTGGCTTTCTGCCTTTTACACCGTAACATTTCTTCaacatcacacacacccactgtgttgctgctacttttactttcacaCACATCATACAACCATTTGCATTATTTGATTCATCCCCTCTCAATAAACATACTCGCAATAATACAATTATCTGTAAAACACACGCATCCTCTTACAAAATGCACAGTCACGCACACATTCAAACAGGCATGCACACAGTGGGCTCCTGTCTATCTGAGGCTGTTGCTGTTGGGTTGTGATCCAGCGAGGCCGGGGTGGTCGGGACTGTGGCGGTTCTAGAGGGGGACAGAGATGGCAATAACGCACTGATTAGTCTGGGTCAACGGAAATACATTACCacgataattgcctgacatcccaatgtccctcaccttccgctctctttgtgttgtcgtcaggaaacaacaacaacaacaacaacaacaacaacaaccttcgagctagcaagctacatgctgaaaatagaaaattttaatcgtgcaacaaggcaggcctgcttggttctttcagtaaatgattgtaaagatttacaaagaaaatatttacggaatttactatctaactgggacattttgggaccgattggagGGATTGCTAGGACGTAAGTACACACTTGTAAGAGAAAAATTAAATTGGTGTTTAAATGGTTAAATTACTTTTAACCATGCATGATGCTAATTTAAAcaactcacgttactgtattgtgtcaacagttaacttcatttaatattgtacgtggcgttttcttttgcggggtgcaaatgttccaacaaaaaaagttccttccacagaccattttgcagagccaccgtctctACATCTGGAGCCTAGCgttgcccaagacgattgtgattggtttaaagaaatgcaatccTGGAGTGTTCATTGAGCCTACACACCCATTACATTCTGGAGTCTGTTTAACACTGACTACTGAGGGTAACAAATGAGGTTTCCATAATGTGTAAGAAAAGCGATATGTGTTCTCTCAGAAAAGACTTAAGTGTGAAAATAAATGGATCCCAGAGTTATGTACAGAGACTTGGCAAAAGGGCCCATAATAACGACTAACTGGCAACTTTATGAATTACTGGGTTCTTGGCAGATTATCCtaccttcttctttttcttgtctttcttctttttcttgcgGTCGGGATCGTCGtccctctttttcttcttcttcttgggaTCAGTGTCTGATGGAGTTTCTGTGACATCAAAAAGAAGCGGCTCAGTGGCCTGAAAACAGGTTGCATTCCGTTGGTGTTAGTAAGTGTATACGTGTAGTTTATGTCATACCTTGTGGTAATGGGTCCTGTGGTCGATGGTGTTTGTGCTTGTGCTTGCTCTTCTTCTTTGGAGGCTGTATGTGCATTAGTCTGTACTGTTCTGGTAGCtgggaaaaacaaacaaaaacgtgTGTAAGTATTTAACTGAACAGTATAATTAAGACAGATACCTGCAACCCAGAATATGCTAACTAAAGACAATTTGCCATAGTCCTGTTAATATATGAACATATTCAGTTAGTACCGGTCCTGTGTGTAGTCTGAAGCCTGTGAGCAGAGCGCCTGTCAGTGGGCTAAAGGAGTTCCCACACACTGGAGGCTTATCAATCAGAGAGCGCAATGAGCTGCCGTCCTGAGTGCCCGGACAGTCGATCATACCTGCAGCACAGAAGAGAAAGGACCAGATGGAATGAGGGGGGAAAGTGACAGAGATCAAAATACAAACAATGGAAAGAGCAAAGTGGTAAGCGCTAACACACTGCTGAAGATGTAAAAGTGTTCACATCAGTCTCTACCTATATTTCAACATCAGTGGTTCTTGAAATTACAGCTGCATTAGTAGAGTTTGGGTTCCTGGCACAACTTTACAGAGGACAAAATTACAGGAACGCTTGTAGCCAACTGCCAATTTATAATGAGGTTAGGGCTATTATAAAAGAATGAACAGCTATCAAGGAACTTGTGTCCTACACTGAACATGAATTACTATCTTCACTTCATTCTAATGAGATGTGTGCAGCCTTCATTATTAACACTCGACTGTCAGAACACGTTTGTTCCTACCCATAACCCACCTGGTAACTCTGGCAGAAAGTTGCTGAGCTTCTCCTTCACCTTCTTCCCACAGAATTTGTTGTAGGCGTGCTCTAGGTTGTAGTGCGTGATGAGGTTGGTGTTGCCCGTTAACTCGTTTCCCACTAAAGACACATTCGTATTAGTGTTCTTTATGCAAACACAACGAATCATGTCATATGTTAACTAATGTATACATCTAGCAAATGAGGTATCAGCTATAATATCACTAGATCCAACTGGAACAAATGTTAAGTTTCTTTAAAACACAAGAGCTGAGTTAAAACATAGTAAACTAGTAGTAAAGGTGGGTGTTTTTGTGTCACACACAAGAAAGAAACAAACCATATCAATATCAAAAACAGATGGGCTAATACCGGTAATGttaattaacgttagcttactcAATGTTTTCAGTAACGTTAACAGCATTGTTTACAAACTGCTTAGCAACCTCTGATAGCAGCTCAACTCTTTATTTTAattaacagacaaatacaatacaaagcATACAACAGTTATAATAGTCCGACAGTACCAGGAAGCTCCCGCAGTAAGTAGAACGGTTCATTCATGGCTCCGGGCTTCCGCAGAGCAGGCCCCTCATCCCCGAGCTGCGGTGGCATCTGCCCCGCCATGGAGCCTTGA
Proteins encoded:
- the med19a gene encoding mediator of RNA polymerase II transcription subunit 19-A — protein: MTEMFSTLFGQNEAQGPPGSASLGFGPGKPPPPLPQNQGSMAGQMPPQLGDEGPALRKPGAMNEPFYLLRELPVGNELTGNTNLITHYNLEHAYNKFCGKKVKEKLSNFLPELPGMIDCPGTQDGSSLRSLIDKPPVCGNSFSPLTGALLTGFRLHTGPLPEQYRLMHIQPPKKKSKHKHKHHRPQDPLPQETPSDTDPKKKKKKRDDDPDRKKKKKDKKKKKNRHSPDHPGLAGSQPNSNSLR